In one window of Camelina sativa cultivar DH55 chromosome 15, Cs, whole genome shotgun sequence DNA:
- the LOC104747556 gene encoding ankyrin repeat domain-containing protein 2B: MASSSEKSTLLPSDEKNDTKEESKTTKPESGSGASPSPSPSPSPNDFSAFDFSGMAGILNDPSIKELAEQIAQDPSFNQLAEQLQRSVPTASHEGGLPNFDPEQYMKTMQQVMENPEFRTMAERLGNALVQDPQMSPFLEALGNPAATEQFAERMAQLKDDPELKPILAEIDAGGPSAMMKYWNDKDVLAKLGEAMGIAVGGDQSVAPEPEEAEEGEEEESIVHQTASLGDVEGLKAALASGGNKDEEDSEGRTALHFACGYGEMKCAQVLLDAGANVNAVDKNKNTPLHYAAGYGRKECVSLLLENGAAVTLQNMDSKTPIDVAKLNNQLDVVKLLEKDAFL, from the exons ATGGCTTCAAGTTCAGAGAAATCAACTCTTCTTCCTTCAG ATGAGAAAAACGATACCAAGGAAGAGAGTAAGACTACTAAACCAGAATCAGGCTCAGGAGCTTCGCCCTCACCTTCACCTTCACCTTCACCGAATGATTTCAGTGCTTTTGATTTCTCAGGCATGGCTGGTATTCTCAAT gaTCCAAGTATCAAGGAACTAGCTGAGCAAATAGCTCAAGATCCTTCCTTTAACCAGTTAGCTGAGCAGCTTCAGAGATCTGTTCCAACCGCTTCGCATGAAGGAGGTTTACCTAACTTTGATCCAGAACAGTATATGAAAACCATGCAACAGGTTATGGAGAATCCTGAGTTTAGGACAATGGCTGAGCGTCTTGGTAACGCTTTGGTGCAG GATCCACAAATGTCTCCCTTTTTGGAGGCTCTCGGTAACCCTGCAGCAACAGAGCAGTTTGCAGAGCGTATGGCGCAATTGAAAGATGATCCGGAGTTGAAACCTATACTAGCTGAGATTGATGCTGGTGGTCCTTCTGCTATGATGAA GTACTGGAATGATAAAGATGTGTTGGCAAAGCTGGGTGAAGCAATGGGTATAGCTGTTGGAGGAGACCAGAGTGTTGCTCCTGAACCTGAAGAGGCTGAAGAaggggaagaggaagagtctATCGTTCACCAAACTGCTAGTCTCGGTGATGTGGAG GGTTTGAAAGCGGCATTGGCATCTGGTGgtaacaaagatgaagaagactctgAGGGGAGGACAGCATTGCATTTTGCATGTGGATATGGCGAG ATGAAATGTGCTCAAGTCCTTCTGGATGCTGGAGCAAATGTGAATGCGgttgacaaaaacaagaacacaccATTGCATTATGCTGCTGGTTATGGGAGGAAAGAGTGTGTAAGCCTTCTCCTAGAGAATGGTGCCGCAGT TACTCTGCAAAACATGGACAGTAAAACTCCCATTGATGTGGCCAAGCTTAACAATCAGCTCGATGTGGTGAAACTACTTGAGAAAGATGCTTTCCTCTGA